From Mucilaginibacter rubeus, a single genomic window includes:
- a CDS encoding amidohydrolase family protein: MKRHLLLLAAFSALITNARAQTDLPTDSGTFFLHKFEQHIGKETYHVHKYKDAVHYTIDFKFVDRGSPVPLKAELKVNPVVEPLELTIKGSTSRFSTIDDKVTTRGGEASISVNDSSYTQKLLPLSFPVAGYSPGTVQQVLIQYWNKHKQPESIHTLPFGAVQIKKAGVDQLTFNGKPLVLNRLTISGLVWGNELVWTDQDGKLICLITNDAEGDKLEMMRVPYEELLPQLISKAATYGMELFAKAAAPTGKVDKVIAITGGNLVDVNTGTSTPNAVVLIENGIIKQTGKVGEVKIPAGAKIIDAKGKSVLPGLWDMHAHFEQAEWGPAYLAAGVTTVRDCGNEFGYINAIKAAIDGGKGVGPNIIKAGIIDGKGPYALGIIQADTKEEAIKAVDRYKENGFQQIKIYSSVKPAIVKAICDEAHRLGLTVTGHIPNGMTLQQGVDSGMNMVNHVQYVYSIMKRNKDRSIIFDDSVSIAAIKFIKDHHVVIDPTVGVFELAFRNVKDDITKLEPNYYNLPLPLQALFKNMGEEPAQAAKLKPLYESMKKAVKVLYDAGVPIVAGTDMGFPGYSVDRELELYVEAGLTPAQAIKTATITPAIVMSLDKTTGSIAVGKQADLVIIDGDPLKNISDIRKVSGVIKEGRIYDPVKLHQMVGFKK; encoded by the coding sequence ATGAAACGACATCTATTACTATTGGCAGCTTTTTCTGCTCTGATAACAAATGCCCGGGCACAAACCGATTTGCCGACCGACAGCGGAACATTTTTCCTGCACAAATTTGAACAGCATATAGGCAAGGAAACATACCACGTACATAAATATAAAGACGCGGTTCATTATACTATCGATTTTAAGTTTGTAGACCGCGGATCACCAGTACCCCTTAAAGCCGAATTAAAAGTAAACCCTGTAGTTGAGCCGCTTGAATTGACGATTAAGGGAAGTACTTCAAGATTTTCGACCATTGATGATAAAGTGACCACCCGCGGCGGGGAAGCGTCAATCAGCGTTAATGATTCATCATATACTCAAAAGTTATTACCCCTGAGTTTCCCGGTAGCCGGATATTCGCCGGGCACTGTGCAGCAGGTGCTCATTCAGTATTGGAATAAGCATAAACAGCCCGAAAGTATCCACACCTTGCCATTCGGCGCGGTTCAGATCAAAAAAGCGGGCGTTGATCAGCTTACTTTTAACGGTAAGCCACTTGTGTTAAACCGGCTTACTATTAGCGGCCTGGTTTGGGGTAACGAACTGGTTTGGACAGATCAGGACGGTAAACTCATCTGTCTGATCACCAATGACGCGGAAGGCGACAAGCTGGAAATGATGCGTGTGCCTTATGAAGAATTACTGCCGCAACTGATCAGTAAAGCTGCTACTTATGGTATGGAGCTATTTGCCAAAGCTGCCGCGCCAACAGGTAAGGTTGATAAAGTGATAGCCATTACCGGCGGAAACCTTGTTGACGTAAATACAGGCACAAGTACGCCTAATGCTGTTGTTTTAATAGAGAATGGCATTATTAAACAAACCGGTAAAGTTGGCGAAGTGAAAATTCCGGCAGGGGCGAAGATCATCGACGCTAAAGGAAAATCTGTTTTGCCGGGCCTTTGGGATATGCACGCGCACTTTGAACAAGCCGAATGGGGACCCGCCTATCTCGCTGCAGGCGTTACCACCGTACGCGATTGCGGTAATGAGTTTGGTTATATCAACGCTATAAAAGCGGCTATTGATGGAGGCAAAGGTGTGGGGCCTAATATTATTAAAGCTGGTATTATTGATGGTAAAGGGCCTTATGCATTGGGCATTATTCAGGCTGATACTAAAGAAGAAGCCATAAAGGCAGTTGATCGTTATAAAGAAAATGGTTTTCAGCAGATCAAGATCTACAGCTCGGTAAAACCGGCTATAGTAAAAGCTATTTGCGATGAAGCACACCGGTTGGGTTTAACCGTAACAGGCCACATCCCGAATGGTATGACCTTGCAGCAGGGTGTGGACTCGGGGATGAATATGGTTAACCATGTTCAGTATGTGTATTCCATCATGAAACGGAATAAGGACAGGTCGATTATTTTTGATGATTCTGTTAGTATTGCGGCAATTAAATTTATAAAAGACCATCATGTGGTTATTGACCCTACAGTTGGTGTTTTTGAACTGGCTTTCCGGAATGTTAAAGATGATATAACCAAACTGGAACCTAATTACTACAATCTGCCACTACCACTTCAGGCCTTGTTTAAAAATATGGGCGAGGAGCCTGCGCAGGCAGCTAAGCTTAAGCCCTTGTATGAAAGTATGAAGAAGGCAGTTAAGGTATTGTATGACGCAGGAGTGCCGATAGTTGCCGGTACAGATATGGGTTTCCCGGGTTACAGTGTAGACCGTGAGCTTGAACTTTATGTAGAAGCGGGCTTAACTCCGGCACAGGCTATTAAAACAGCAACGATAACACCAGCTATAGTAATGAGCCTTGATAAAACAACCGGTTCAATTGCAGTGGGGAAACAAGCCGATCTTGTGATCATCGACGGTGATCCGCTGAAGAATATCAGCGACATCAGGAAGGTATCGGGAGTAATAAAGGAAGGCCGGATCTATGACCCGGTTAAGTTGCACCAGATGGTTGGGTTTAAAAAGTAG
- a CDS encoding alpha-ketoglutarate-dependent dioxygenase AlkB family protein: protein MDLFNNDQLSLFGASKNLLPFDGEVLFYPHFFKQDVFEQLVNETPWKQDKMKIYGKEVNFPRLTAWYGESDEVYVYSGVVNVPVRFSPLLLDIKQAAERQSGHRFNTALLNYYRDGNDSMGWHSDDETELGGNPVIASVSFGASRVFQFKHKRDKHARVSIALNNGDLLIMQGQTQHHWLHQVPKTSKMQGARINITFRFIG from the coding sequence ATGGATCTATTCAATAATGATCAGTTGAGCTTATTCGGGGCTTCAAAAAACTTGCTGCCTTTTGATGGCGAGGTGCTGTTTTACCCGCATTTTTTTAAGCAGGATGTGTTTGAGCAACTGGTTAATGAAACGCCATGGAAACAGGATAAAATGAAGATATACGGTAAGGAGGTAAACTTCCCCCGGCTTACAGCCTGGTATGGCGAGAGCGACGAGGTTTATGTATATTCTGGTGTGGTGAATGTGCCGGTCAGGTTTAGTCCGCTGTTGTTGGATATCAAACAGGCAGCTGAGCGACAAAGCGGTCACAGGTTTAATACAGCGTTGCTCAACTATTACCGTGATGGTAACGATAGCATGGGCTGGCATAGTGATGACGAAACTGAACTGGGCGGTAACCCGGTCATTGCTTCGGTATCATTTGGTGCTTCGCGGGTTTTCCAGTTTAAGCATAAGCGGGACAAACACGCAAGAGTTTCTATAGCACTTAACAATGGCGATTTGCTCATTATGCAGGGGCAAACACAACATCACTGGCTTCATCAGGTTCCTAAAACAAGCAAGATGCAGGGCGCGCGGATTAATATTACATTTAGGTTTATTGGGTAA
- a CDS encoding NADH-quinone oxidoreductase subunit N, whose protein sequence is MHDLLPHISAQLTNVFGSIPYFMPEIYLTVLFLVVLITDLIFGRRSVKLCKIVACAGLLLVLFKDLQQVALILDGDHVIFGNMLLLRRSAVFFKIIIDLLSFILLLNFTWDDKLKAHTKGVSDLYTISIASVLGLHLMTMAINLLSVYLAIEMVSVASYLMVAYRSETALSTEAGLKYVLFGAASSAIMLYGISLLYGFSGSLDLLNIVAQLPNVNPLSVSFALVLVLIGVGFKLSFMPMHFWVPDVYQGAPTPVTAYLSTVPKIAAFALLVNVMPLFLFSADWKGIDFGIVLSAIGIITMIAGNFAAVLQNNVKRMLAYSSIGHTGFAIMAIVTFNVQGLSSLTYYLAVYALANIGALALASYFNNVVDAEEVEDYKGLGLKYPAASVCFVIILISLTGIPVTAGFTGKLFVFSAVYSAYEQTHNIWLMALMITGALTTVVSLFYYLKIPLYLFLKRTENAEVASERSYNLLVLAIVISFLLVLLGIFPNSILKYL, encoded by the coding sequence ATGCACGATCTGCTACCCCATATATCAGCTCAGTTAACCAATGTTTTTGGCAGTATTCCCTATTTCATGCCTGAAATTTATTTAACCGTGCTGTTTTTGGTAGTACTGATAACCGACTTGATATTTGGGCGCAGATCTGTAAAGCTTTGTAAAATTGTAGCCTGCGCAGGCCTGTTGCTGGTATTGTTTAAAGACTTGCAGCAGGTTGCCCTGATCCTTGATGGCGATCATGTCATCTTCGGCAATATGTTGCTGCTCAGGCGCTCGGCAGTATTTTTTAAAATTATTATCGATCTGCTCTCGTTTATCCTGTTATTGAATTTTACCTGGGATGATAAGCTTAAAGCCCACACAAAGGGAGTATCTGATCTTTATACTATTTCCATCGCATCGGTATTAGGCCTGCATTTAATGACTATGGCAATTAACCTGCTGTCGGTTTATCTTGCCATCGAGATGGTTTCAGTAGCGTCATACCTGATGGTGGCTTATCGTTCCGAAACGGCTTTGAGTACCGAGGCCGGTTTAAAATACGTACTGTTCGGCGCAGCCTCATCAGCCATCATGTTGTATGGTATCTCATTACTGTATGGCTTTAGCGGCTCGCTTGATCTGTTGAATATTGTAGCGCAATTGCCAAACGTGAACCCGCTGAGTGTTTCCTTCGCTTTAGTATTGGTACTTATAGGAGTTGGTTTTAAGCTATCATTTATGCCGATGCACTTTTGGGTACCGGATGTTTACCAGGGGGCACCTACACCCGTTACAGCATATCTTTCAACCGTTCCTAAAATAGCCGCTTTCGCGTTACTGGTAAATGTGATGCCTTTGTTCCTGTTCTCGGCAGATTGGAAGGGGATTGATTTTGGCATCGTTTTATCGGCCATTGGTATTATCACCATGATTGCCGGAAACTTTGCTGCCGTTTTGCAGAACAATGTGAAAAGAATGCTGGCTTATTCAAGTATTGGCCACACCGGTTTTGCTATAATGGCCATAGTTACCTTTAATGTACAGGGTTTATCGTCACTTACCTACTATCTGGCAGTGTATGCATTGGCAAATATCGGCGCTTTGGCCCTTGCATCGTATTTTAATAACGTTGTTGATGCCGAAGAAGTAGAAGATTACAAAGGTTTGGGCTTAAAATATCCGGCTGCATCGGTTTGTTTTGTAATTATCCTCATTTCCCTTACCGGAATCCCGGTTACGGCAGGTTTTACCGGTAAATTGTTTGTGTTTTCGGCAGTTTACAGCGCTTATGAGCAAACACACAACATCTGGTTAATGGCTTTGATGATCACCGGCGCGTTAACTACGGTAGTGTCGTTATTTTATTACCTTAAAATTCCTTTGTATTTATTTCTGAAAAGAACAGAAAATGCAGAAGTTGCAAGTGAAAGATCATATAATCTTCTTGTTTTAGCTATTGTTATTAGTTTTCTGCTTGTTTTATTGGGGATTTTCCCAAATTCTATCCTTAAATATTTATAA
- a CDS encoding ammonium transporter, which produces MKRYIPFFLILIILSLTFLFPSVDFKDSGHPNFNTGDIAWMLMSTALVLIMTPGLAFFYGGMVNKKNVISTMLQSIVCMVIITVMWGIFGFSLAFGDSFYGIIGNPSTFFMMKGMLGNATWKAAPTIPLLLFAMYQLKFAIITPALITGAFAERIRFNSYIIFLVLFSIFIFSPLAHCTWHPDGILAKFGVLDFAGGTVVHMSAGWAALASALYLKRRTEANHAPARITYVMIGTGLLWFGWFGFNAGSAFGANALAVTALATSTTASAAAGVTWIFFDMLLGRKPSAMGTCIGAVVGLVAITPAAGFVSVPHSMAIGIISAVVSNLVVEWRTRTSIDDTLDVFPCHGVGGMVGMLLTGVFASQQVNHGNTTGNGLFFGETHLFIVQLVALVCVSIFAFFGSLLLLKITDMISPLRVSAEEEEQGLDLSQHGEKL; this is translated from the coding sequence ATGAAGAGGTATATCCCTTTTTTCCTGATCTTAATTATACTTTCCCTTACTTTCCTTTTTCCGTCAGTAGATTTCAAGGATTCCGGTCACCCTAACTTTAATACGGGCGATATTGCCTGGATGCTGATGTCAACAGCGCTGGTTTTGATCATGACGCCTGGTCTTGCATTCTTTTATGGCGGTATGGTTAACAAAAAGAACGTAATATCAACCATGCTGCAAAGCATTGTTTGTATGGTGATCATTACGGTAATGTGGGGCATTTTCGGTTTCAGCTTAGCCTTTGGCGATAGTTTCTACGGAATTATTGGTAATCCATCAACCTTTTTCATGATGAAAGGCATGCTGGGTAATGCTACCTGGAAAGCGGCGCCAACCATTCCGTTGTTGTTATTTGCTATGTACCAGTTAAAGTTTGCCATTATTACCCCGGCGCTTATTACCGGTGCATTTGCCGAGCGTATCCGTTTTAACTCGTATATCATTTTCCTGGTACTGTTTTCGATATTCATATTCTCACCTTTGGCGCATTGTACCTGGCACCCTGATGGCATATTAGCCAAATTTGGCGTGCTTGACTTTGCGGGCGGTACCGTTGTGCATATGTCGGCGGGCTGGGCTGCCCTGGCATCGGCTTTATATCTGAAACGCCGTACTGAAGCTAATCATGCGCCTGCCCGTATTACTTATGTGATGATTGGTACCGGCTTATTGTGGTTTGGTTGGTTTGGCTTTAACGCGGGTTCTGCGTTTGGCGCTAATGCTTTAGCTGTTACCGCTCTGGCAACCAGTACAACCGCTTCGGCTGCCGCAGGTGTTACCTGGATATTTTTTGACATGCTGCTTGGTCGTAAACCATCTGCAATGGGTACCTGTATTGGTGCTGTTGTAGGTTTGGTGGCTATTACACCTGCCGCGGGCTTTGTATCGGTACCACACTCAATGGCTATAGGTATTATTTCGGCAGTGGTAAGTAACCTGGTGGTTGAATGGCGTACACGTACCAGCATTGATGATACGCTTGACGTATTCCCTTGCCACGGTGTAGGCGGTATGGTGGGTATGTTACTGACCGGTGTATTTGCCAGCCAGCAAGTTAACCATGGTAATACAACAGGTAACGGTTTATTCTTTGGCGAAACCCACTTATTTATTGTGCAACTTGTAGCACTTGTGTGCGTATCTATATTCGCTTTCTTTGGCTCGCTGCTTTTATTGAAGATCACCGACATGATCTCGCCATTAAGGGTATCTGCCGAAGAAGAAGAACAAGGTCTCGACCTTAGTCAACACGGCGAAAAATTATAA
- a CDS encoding class II glutamine amidotransferase produces MSDQIKHECGVAFIRLLKPLSYYQKKYGTALYGLNKLYLLMEKQHNRGQDGAGVATIKLDIEPGKRYISRHRSMASNAVADIFEYIQKKFADIQKEAPEKLADAEWLKEHVSFTGEVLLGHLRYGTHGKNSIESCHPFLRQNNWMTRNLVIAGNFNMTNVDELLQQLYALGQHPKEKADTVTVLEKIGHFIDTENQGLFDQYKREGLDDNREISKLIANDMDVAKILRKSAKNWDGGYTIAGILGHGDAFVMRDPAGIRPAYYYYNDEIVVAASERPAIQTAFNIPMEQIREIRPGHALIVKKNGKITEDMFSEPQERKACSFERIYFSRGSDAAIYRERKQLGRLLCPQILDFVNHDIKNTVFSYIPNTAEVAFYGMVEGMHKYVKKYQHEELVKLGADITEEKVAEILQVAPRVEKIAIKDVKLRTFITQDADRTEMVAHVYDTTYGLIKKGTDTLVVLDDSIVRGTTLKQSILKILDRLGPKKVVVVSSAPQIRYPDCYGIDMSRMGEFVAFEAAISLLKEMDREDVILDVYQKCKDSQKLPKEEVQNYVKEIYAMFTDQQISDRIAQIITPKNVNCEVQVIYQTLDNLHIACPDNLGDWYFSGDYPTPGGNKVVNRAFVNWMEGKNQRAYM; encoded by the coding sequence ATGAGCGATCAGATTAAACATGAATGCGGTGTGGCATTTATCCGCTTACTAAAGCCACTATCTTATTATCAGAAAAAGTACGGAACTGCACTGTACGGCCTGAACAAACTTTACCTTTTAATGGAAAAACAGCACAACCGCGGCCAGGATGGCGCAGGTGTTGCTACCATTAAGCTGGATATTGAACCGGGCAAAAGATACATCAGCCGTCACCGTTCAATGGCTTCAAATGCTGTTGCTGATATTTTTGAATACATCCAAAAGAAATTTGCGGATATTCAGAAAGAAGCTCCCGAAAAACTGGCCGATGCCGAATGGCTTAAAGAACACGTTAGCTTTACCGGCGAGGTTTTGTTAGGGCACCTGCGTTATGGTACCCATGGCAAAAACAGCATTGAAAGCTGCCACCCGTTTTTAAGGCAAAATAACTGGATGACCCGTAACCTGGTTATTGCAGGCAACTTTAACATGACCAATGTTGATGAGTTATTGCAGCAGTTATATGCTTTAGGCCAGCATCCAAAAGAAAAAGCCGATACCGTTACCGTGCTCGAAAAAATAGGCCACTTTATTGATACCGAAAATCAAGGCTTGTTTGATCAGTACAAACGTGAGGGATTGGACGATAACAGGGAAATTAGCAAACTTATCGCTAATGATATGGATGTTGCCAAGATCCTTCGTAAATCGGCCAAAAACTGGGATGGCGGTTATACCATTGCCGGGATCCTTGGTCATGGCGATGCCTTTGTTATGCGCGACCCTGCTGGTATTCGTCCGGCTTATTATTATTATAATGACGAGATCGTTGTTGCTGCTTCTGAGCGTCCGGCTATCCAAACCGCCTTTAATATACCGATGGAACAGATCAGGGAAATTCGCCCTGGTCATGCCTTGATCGTTAAAAAGAACGGTAAGATAACTGAGGATATGTTCAGCGAGCCACAGGAAAGAAAAGCCTGCTCGTTCGAGCGGATTTACTTTTCGCGCGGCAGCGATGCGGCTATTTACCGTGAGCGTAAACAATTAGGTCGTTTGCTTTGTCCACAAATTCTGGATTTTGTTAATCACGATATCAAAAACACGGTATTCTCGTACATACCAAACACCGCCGAAGTTGCTTTTTACGGTATGGTTGAAGGTATGCACAAGTATGTGAAGAAATATCAGCATGAAGAATTAGTGAAGCTTGGAGCCGATATTACCGAAGAGAAGGTTGCCGAAATACTTCAGGTTGCGCCGCGTGTTGAAAAGATCGCCATTAAAGATGTTAAGCTCCGTACGTTCATTACACAAGATGCCGACCGTACCGAAATGGTAGCCCACGTGTATGATACAACTTATGGTCTCATCAAAAAAGGCACCGACACCTTAGTGGTATTGGATGATTCAATTGTTCGTGGTACTACGCTGAAACAAAGTATCCTGAAAATTCTTGACAGGCTCGGCCCTAAAAAGGTTGTTGTGGTTTCATCTGCTCCGCAGATCCGTTACCCAGACTGCTATGGTATCGATATGTCGCGCATGGGCGAGTTTGTTGCTTTTGAGGCAGCAATCAGCCTGTTGAAAGAAATGGACAGGGAAGATGTGATCCTGGATGTTTACCAAAAATGTAAAGACAGCCAGAAATTACCGAAAGAAGAAGTTCAAAACTACGTTAAAGAGATTTACGCGATGTTTACCGATCAGCAGATCTCTGACCGTATCGCCCAGATCATCACCCCTAAAAATGTGAACTGCGAAGTACAGGTAATTTATCAAACATTAGATAACCTGCACATCGCATGTCCTGATAACCTTGGCGACTGGTATTTCAGCGGTGATTATCCAACTCCAGGCGGTAACAAGGTTGTTAACCGCGCCTTTGTTAACTGGATGGAAGGTAAAAATCAAAGAGCTTATATGTAA
- a CDS encoding KUP/HAK/KT family potassium transporter, whose product MNSHVKQLTFAGMIVTLGIIFGDIGTSPLYVFQTLLVEGGKVNTALVLGSISCIFWTLTLQTTFKYIVITLQADNKGEGGIFSLYALVRRYGKWLAIPAIIGAGTLLADGIITPPISVTSAIEGLNLVPAFSTVIVPGNNLILIIVISIILLLFFFQQFGTKVVGSAFGPVMLMWFIMLGVLGTLQIAHFPSIFKALNPYYGARLLMDHPKGFWLLGAVFLCTTGAEALYSDLGHCGRRNIQVSWIFVKTTLILNYLGQGAWVLSQAPGKNFAGVNPFFEIVPHFFLLPAVALATLATIIASQALISGSFTLISEAVSMNFWPRITIKYPSNIRGQIYIPSINWMLCIGCILVSLYFRTSSAMTAAYGFSITIAMLSTTILMYYFMRYVKHWPVWLVTIILCVFVTVEFSFFVANAVKILKRLFFVGFEVGLIFTMYTWFKARKINNRFLHFTDIKEKLPLLNALSNDTTVNKYATHLIYLTKANNSKQIEEKIIYSIMSRRPKRADTYWFVHIERTDEPYTMEYSVDQIEPGKVIRVEFRLGFRIQPRINVLFRKVVEDMVERGEIDITSNYPSLKQYHMAADFRFVIMEKFLSYNNLFSVSEGFILNSYFAIKKLAQSEAKAFGLDTSETRVEKIPLVVKPVNNIHIKRVDDPVNNLVSEFAD is encoded by the coding sequence ATGAATTCGCACGTTAAGCAACTCACTTTCGCGGGTATGATCGTTACCCTCGGTATTATTTTTGGCGATATTGGTACTTCTCCCCTTTATGTTTTTCAAACCTTGTTGGTTGAAGGTGGTAAAGTGAACACAGCGCTGGTATTGGGCTCAATTTCCTGTATTTTTTGGACATTAACCCTTCAAACCACTTTTAAATACATCGTTATTACACTGCAGGCCGATAACAAAGGCGAAGGCGGCATTTTCTCACTATACGCGCTGGTAAGGCGTTATGGAAAATGGCTGGCCATTCCGGCTATTATAGGTGCAGGCACATTGCTTGCCGATGGCATCATTACCCCCCCTATCTCGGTAACATCAGCCATTGAAGGCTTGAATTTGGTTCCGGCGTTTTCAACGGTTATCGTGCCCGGTAATAACCTCATCCTCATCATTGTAATTTCCATTATTTTATTGCTATTCTTCTTTCAGCAGTTTGGCACCAAGGTGGTTGGCTCGGCTTTCGGACCTGTTATGCTAATGTGGTTTATTATGCTTGGCGTATTGGGCACTTTACAGATAGCTCATTTCCCTTCTATATTTAAAGCCCTTAACCCTTACTATGGCGCCCGTTTACTGATGGATCACCCTAAAGGTTTCTGGCTGTTAGGCGCTGTATTCTTATGTACCACTGGTGCCGAAGCCCTATATTCTGATTTAGGCCACTGCGGCAGGCGCAATATCCAGGTAAGCTGGATCTTTGTAAAAACTACCCTGATATTGAACTACCTTGGTCAGGGCGCTTGGGTACTGTCACAGGCACCGGGCAAAAATTTTGCAGGTGTAAACCCATTCTTTGAAATTGTTCCTCACTTTTTCCTGCTGCCGGCTGTTGCCTTGGCTACATTGGCCACCATTATTGCCAGTCAGGCTTTAATCAGTGGTTCATTTACGCTGATCAGCGAGGCGGTGAGCATGAATTTCTGGCCGAGGATCACTATTAAATACCCGTCAAACATTCGCGGACAGATCTATATCCCAAGCATCAACTGGATGTTATGTATTGGCTGTATCCTGGTATCGTTGTACTTCCGTACTTCAAGCGCCATGACCGCCGCCTATGGTTTTAGTATCACCATTGCCATGCTGAGCACCACTATTTTGATGTACTACTTCATGCGTTATGTAAAGCACTGGCCTGTTTGGTTGGTTACTATTATCCTGTGCGTGTTTGTAACTGTAGAGTTTTCATTCTTTGTAGCAAACGCGGTTAAAATATTAAAACGTTTATTCTTTGTTGGGTTCGAGGTTGGCCTCATCTTTACCATGTACACCTGGTTTAAGGCGCGTAAGATCAACAACCGCTTCCTTCACTTTACTGATATTAAAGAGAAACTCCCTTTGCTTAATGCGTTGAGTAACGATACTACGGTAAATAAATACGCTACTCACCTTATTTATTTAACCAAGGCTAATAACAGTAAGCAAATTGAAGAAAAGATCATTTATTCGATCATGAGCCGCAGGCCAAAACGTGCCGACACCTATTGGTTTGTACATATTGAGCGTACCGATGAGCCTTATACCATGGAGTATAGCGTTGACCAGATTGAGCCGGGCAAAGTTATCCGTGTAGAGTTCCGTTTAGGTTTCAGGATCCAGCCGAGGATAAATGTACTGTTCCGCAAGGTAGTTGAAGATATGGTTGAGCGTGGCGAGATCGATATCACCAGCAATTACCCATCGCTGAAACAATATCATATGGCTGCCGATTTCAGGTTTGTGATCATGGAGAAATTCCTGTCGTACAATAACCTGTTCAGCGTATCCGAAGGTTTTATTCTGAACAGCTATTTTGCCATCAAAAAATTGGCCCAGTCTGAAGCTAAAGCATTTGGTTTGGATACCAGCGAAACACGCGTTGAAAAGATCCCACTGGTAGTAAAACCGGTTAATAACATTCATATCAAGCGGGTGGATGACCCGGTAAACAATTTGGTTTCCGAGTTTGCTGACTAA